A genomic stretch from Georgenia muralis includes:
- a CDS encoding (Fe-S)-binding protein: MLQTISLVVVVLATVAGVALFARGASSIVRQVRVGRPAPGRLSPAGRRARTLVREVLGHGHFRQRPAVRAAHWLVMVSFPLLFLTLVTGYGQVVDPAFALPLLGHLPPWEWLVEAFAWLGLAGIVLLTGVRLRRRPRAGEPLPERRRSRFFGSTRWQAYFVEAVIAVVVVCVLALRVLEYAYYAGEPDLAQLATPLHFPLTAWLGEPLVGTGQAALADAITVVSAVKIVVSMSWMVVIGLQPSMGVAWHRFLAVVNVYARREPDGGPALGPAQPLLVGGAPLDVAALDDLPEDATLGVGHVEEFTWKGLLDFSTCTECGRCQDQCPAWNTGKPLSPKLFTLALRDHASAAAPFLRAAAPASGRPATSDAAPTAASPEEIGAAALAGRDGFRPHSGDVLGALSEAGATGPGGVSAVPSDLVPDVIDPDVLWACTTCGACVHQCPVDIEHVDHILDLRRHEVLMASAFPAELGGMFRKLESKGNPWGLAPRKRLEWAKGLPFDVPVVGADVESAAEVDYLFWVGCAGAFEDRARRTTRAVAELLHTAEVSFAVLGDSETCTGDPARRSGNELLFQMLAAQNVETLAEVGARRIVVTCAHCFNTLAREYPQLGGHYEVVHHTQLLDRLVREGRLTPVAPAAGEASRTVTYHDPCYLGRHNQVYAPPRELLGAVPGLSLTEMPRSGETAMCCGGGGGRVWMEETVGTRISSARAGEAAATGATAVATACPFCTTMLSDGAAANGDDVEVLDVAQLLLAAVRRGDPAPAD, translated from the coding sequence TTGCTGCAGACGATCTCCCTCGTGGTCGTGGTCCTCGCCACGGTGGCCGGCGTGGCGCTCTTCGCCCGCGGCGCCTCGTCGATCGTGCGTCAGGTCCGGGTCGGTCGGCCCGCTCCCGGGCGACTGTCCCCGGCCGGCCGGCGGGCGCGGACCCTCGTGCGCGAGGTCCTCGGGCACGGCCACTTCCGCCAGCGCCCCGCCGTCCGGGCGGCGCACTGGCTGGTCATGGTCTCCTTCCCGCTGCTGTTCCTCACCCTCGTCACCGGCTACGGGCAGGTGGTCGACCCCGCGTTCGCGCTGCCGCTGCTGGGCCACCTCCCGCCCTGGGAGTGGCTGGTCGAGGCCTTCGCGTGGCTCGGCCTGGCCGGGATCGTCCTCCTGACCGGGGTGCGGCTGCGCCGGCGCCCGCGCGCAGGGGAGCCGCTGCCCGAGCGCCGGCGCTCGAGGTTCTTCGGCTCGACGCGGTGGCAGGCCTACTTCGTCGAGGCGGTCATCGCCGTCGTCGTCGTGTGCGTCCTGGCCCTGCGGGTGCTCGAGTACGCCTACTACGCCGGCGAGCCGGACCTGGCCCAGCTCGCGACGCCGCTGCACTTCCCCCTCACCGCGTGGCTGGGCGAGCCGCTGGTGGGGACGGGGCAGGCAGCGCTCGCCGACGCCATCACCGTCGTCTCGGCGGTGAAGATCGTCGTGTCCATGAGCTGGATGGTGGTCATCGGGCTGCAGCCGTCCATGGGGGTGGCGTGGCACCGGTTCCTCGCCGTCGTCAACGTCTACGCCCGGCGCGAGCCCGACGGCGGCCCGGCCCTGGGACCTGCGCAGCCCCTGCTCGTCGGCGGTGCCCCGCTCGACGTCGCCGCCCTGGACGACCTGCCGGAGGACGCCACGCTCGGCGTGGGGCACGTCGAGGAGTTCACCTGGAAGGGCCTGCTCGACTTCTCCACCTGCACCGAGTGCGGCCGCTGCCAGGACCAGTGCCCGGCCTGGAACACCGGCAAGCCCCTGTCCCCCAAGCTGTTCACCCTCGCCCTGCGCGACCACGCGAGCGCCGCCGCCCCGTTCCTGCGGGCCGCGGCGCCGGCCTCGGGACGTCCGGCCACGTCGGACGCCGCACCGACCGCGGCCTCCCCCGAGGAGATCGGTGCGGCTGCCCTCGCCGGCCGCGACGGCTTCCGGCCGCACTCCGGTGACGTCCTCGGCGCCCTCTCCGAGGCGGGCGCGACCGGTCCGGGCGGCGTCTCCGCCGTCCCGTCCGACCTCGTCCCGGACGTCATCGACCCCGACGTGCTGTGGGCCTGCACCACCTGCGGCGCCTGCGTGCACCAGTGCCCCGTGGACATCGAGCACGTGGACCACATCCTCGACCTGCGCCGTCACGAGGTTCTCATGGCGTCCGCCTTCCCGGCCGAGCTGGGCGGCATGTTCCGCAAGCTCGAGTCGAAGGGCAACCCGTGGGGGCTCGCGCCGCGCAAGCGGCTCGAGTGGGCCAAGGGCCTGCCGTTCGACGTCCCGGTCGTCGGCGCCGACGTCGAGAGCGCCGCCGAGGTGGACTACCTCTTCTGGGTGGGGTGCGCGGGCGCCTTCGAGGACAGGGCGCGCCGGACCACCCGGGCGGTCGCCGAGCTCCTCCACACGGCGGAGGTCAGCTTCGCCGTCCTCGGCGACAGCGAGACCTGCACCGGCGACCCCGCGCGGCGCTCGGGCAACGAGCTGCTGTTCCAGATGCTCGCCGCGCAGAACGTCGAGACCCTCGCCGAGGTCGGGGCCCGGCGCATCGTGGTGACCTGCGCGCACTGCTTCAACACCCTGGCCCGGGAGTACCCGCAGCTCGGCGGCCACTACGAGGTGGTCCACCACACCCAGCTCCTCGACCGGCTCGTGCGCGAGGGCCGGCTGACCCCGGTCGCACCGGCCGCGGGCGAGGCGAGCCGGACGGTGACCTACCACGACCCCTGCTACCTCGGCCGGCACAACCAGGTCTACGCGCCGCCACGCGAGCTGCTCGGCGCGGTCCCCGGCCTGTCGCTGACCGAGATGCCACGCTCGGGCGAGACGGCCATGTGCTGCGGCGGCGGTGGCGGACGCGTGTGGATGGAGGAGACCGTCGGCACGCGCATCTCCTCCGCGCGGGCGGGCGAGGCGGCGGCGACCGGCGCCACGGCGGTCGCGACCGCCTGCCCCTTCTGCACGACGATGCTCTCCGACGGTGCCGCCGCCAACGGCGACGACGTCGAGGTCCTCGACGTCGCACAGCTCCTGCTCGCGGCGGTTCGCCGGGGCGATCCAGCCCCCGCCGACTGA